ggtctatagtgatgctgtatatgtggaccacttggtatagattcatgttgaggaacaccatatctattttgtgcatgtataccatactctacaggcatgtcatgttctattgtattgcccccaaatttgacaaggggtttccttgtgtccaaattttgagcatgcctttgcatatcccattgctttggtggttgatccttagcattgatatgtgattgagcatatttttctccataagatttccataatagtctgcgaaggtgagtatcatatgtttgaccatgtgtatgtgggacctctagtttttgaagcaaagctgatggtgattcaggtaccatatatggtcctctatttcctccactattaggtctcctttgatccatgttggagtgaggttgttgcaaaggttgattttccattatttgagacatgtcaaaatcatgaggtatcttggctccactttgtgccatcatttgtaaaaagtattgtctatccctcctcattatttcctcaaccaatcgattgaaatggggattcataatggattcttccacatctgctgaatgtacagaaaagttgtccacattgtcattgtgtatagcattgttgtttgtagtgtccatgttctcaacatttggaatgtttctataggcatccatgtcaggtaatgtagtatgatccgaATTGAAAAatatctcattgtcatactcataagaactcatgtttgcgaactcttgagcctctttagtttctctcctagatttttgaagacgggtttcaaccatgaactaggtattgaccaagatgtgtgagactagatgaaaaatggaaagagtatggaagaccaagagttggatgaaatgtaaatgaatctgaagtgtacttgcaatgtccaaagtgtaagaccaagtatgtatgtagtagagtaggtgtgacttccaaagagaggatagtttctcttgatgaggtaagttgaccttgactctaagtaagaccaaatgagacccaaaggtaagaaaccttgatgagggaccacttagcaaagtgttgttgtatgtagagtgttgacaaagtatgatgaggacaagcaagtgaccttttgactcaagtttagacaattgtgaatgtaaagtgagatgtggagcaatgatggactttgtgagacccaaagacaggttgaatgctaaatgaaaccctagagaaatgacctaggaagctcaataattttgaaactaactgtgtttgtttgctggactgtaacagtttttcaattttggacacagacgcgcctgtatgcttcacagacgcggtttcccgacacagacgcggctctgtttaacgcagacgcgcttctaagatttttttgtttgccaaatgtaatgttgactgttggaacacagatgtGATTTttcccttcacagacgcggctagacaacacagacactattatgcccgacacagacgcgtttctgtaaaatttatgcaattttttccaatctgtgaagtcgttttgttgtgaccaaatttgactgtttgactatttttcgtgacaagaggacacagtgttgataaggactcaatgtttgcaagtgtctaggctcaaaaatgactccaatgttgtttgatgtaaaaatgttttgcatacacttgaagacacaaagacacaatgttttgctgtttggtcttgaatgttttgaacgtttaacataagtcaagcacaattcttatggctggccaagacaatagttgttgattccacaTGGGgctttacccccaaggctacgctattcagagcggatacttagatgcttgacctcactggctccaccctcggcactcacttctcgggccaGCCAAGCATCactccccacgaaaactccctgtggtgaactttgtatctctactaagaaccgtatgtgtgtgggctgctaccagaggtccaacctcctgccccaacaactagaaggatttgggcctctaaaacaaaaaggtgctagtaagggcatccgctaatgtggccatacatgcagcactttcagctctataaatacagaaggctcccagtcggtaggggttacgccctacaaatgatcaaataaatttgatcaaacgggttcatggggagacatagtgttggtatgaactaatcagcacatgttatccatagttttcaccatgaatacattttttttatagtggttcggatgaggtgggttttcctcgctaccacttgggtcgttctcttctcactagtagtcctaatgaccacatgggaagacaggccctctaaagattaaacaaaaaaagagcctattgctcaagacacaaaagacaatgctttaattttagtgcaccaatggaagtgtttgctagtctatgaaaacaaggcacacattaaaaatccaaaaacccttgccaaggacctgcaacaaagagttgttagtagtttggattgtttcaaataatcaccccttcctgcaagcacacaagttaggtaaattttaaacctaaaagactttgtgaaaataggggccttcaatcaaatgatttagccttcaagacaagctacaccaatttcattagctagatttgaaaatattagctcaaaataaaccagatctgaaaccctaaatgcaaaatccgaaaaactgaatcaatgaaaaacccaaaattttgaaaCTGGTAAACACATACATAGTTACCCTCAACATAGATGCGCCTGGGTGACACAGATGCAGTTCTGTGGAGCACAGACGTGCCTACAGAACATAGACGTGCTTCctggacacagacgcggataaaatcATCGCAGACGCGACTTTACAACACAGACACATTTTCctgaacctgcaaaaataaaatattgcccaAAACACAGATgcggttccagatgtcacagacgcgccagaaaatcaaaaacgcgatccgaaaataCGCAGACgcagaaatatcaaaatgctgccgaaaacgtcggatctgcaacttcacattacaaaatctgcaacaaggaagttaaatgcaaaagggacaagagtcccaccgggcatgccaaaatgtatatggtgaaaatggataacaataataacagtattgaaaggctaaatgaattcaactacaaaaccctagcctaacaacaacaaagatccaccataacatatgaagattacctaagacaatgcaaatcaaatgaaatcacaaagattataccatcacatgtccaaaagggttttgatctccattcttcctatctccattgatcttgcttgatatatttgctttcagattttatgtgcacaagagctcaacaaagaacggaatgtggttgcaagtaggatcgtagtgtagtccagtgaatgattagcctgagtgattaggatgattgattagggtttgataatgaaggaagcatctccttaaatagaagacaccatatgaaatggagggataagattgagaggtgtaaaaggaggtcgactatgattagagggtaggaaaaagaaataataaaataatgaaaggggtaggtagtgtatgaattaagagatgaatgacatgtgtcatgggtagaaaaggctaatgaattaattaaataaataaagatttatttaattaatagaaggagtgggataattaaataaataagatatttatttaatttaggaaaaggataatttaaataaataaatgtatttatttaaatgagaaataaagctagaagaggataaatgaattaattaaataaataaagatttatttaattaatagaagaattaagcttagataattaaataaataaaatatttatttaattagacatgacaattttaggtgtctacaataacaatcgtacatcataacataaatgacaaatgataataattagaACAGAAAGTTATATTTTTATTCCAATGTCCAGAATTGTCCATACATGATCCCCTTGttgaggttccaaccaaacaatatatagacccgacggttggccaagttgccaaccgtcaccaactcccaactacccgacgggaacctctcagcaatagcaaaacataaacacacatagcacacttataattattattcgtactaacatacgtttttacccctaacattagccccccaAAAAACATAGTCGTCTTTCAGATGACTCCGACAAGAGAAACTGAAATGAAAAACATAGCTAAGACCAAGAAGAGGGAGGAGGCATCCCTGTAGTGGTCACGGTAGGAGGCTGTTGTCTGGCCTGGAGTTTCAGGTTGTTTTCTGCCATCAACTGTCATTCCCGagctttctttaccatgtgagAAGCTTCCAATAGCTTTTAATCTTTTTGTTCCAGCTATGAAGTGAGCATCGCCACTTGGGTTGCTAATGCCTCCAAGTCACTCGTACCAGTTTTTGCTGGTACCGTACCGGTTTCTGCCTCCAAGTCACCTGTACTAGTTTCTGCTGGTACTATACCAATTTCTACTGGCACCATACTAGTTCCTGTTGGCACAGTACTAGTTCCTGTTGGCACCATACCAATTCCTGTCATACCCGTACATGTTGCCATTGTACCAGTTCTTGTTGGCACCGTACCAGTTTCTGTCGTACTAGTACATATTGGCACCATACCAGTTTCTGTCGACACCGTACAAGTTTCTGCTACTGTCATATTAATTTCTGTTGTCATTCTACCAGTTTCTGCTGCCGTCATACTAGTTTTAGTTTTTGTCGACACCGTACCAGTTTTTGCTGCCATCGTACTAGTTTCTAGTGTCATCGTACCAATTTCTATTATCGTCGTACCAGTTTCTACTATCGCCGTACCAGTTCCAGTTTTTGTTGACACCATACCAGTTTTTGCTGCCGTCGTACTAGTTTCTGTTGTCGTCGTACCATTTTTAGTTTCTGCTAACACCGTACTAGTTTCTGCTACCGTCGTACTAGTTTCTAGTGCCACTGTACCAGTTTCTATTATCGTCGTACTAGTTTTTGCTACTGCCGTACTAGTTTATGTTGCTATTGTACCAGTTTCTGTCGACACCATACTAGTTTCTGTCGACACCGTACCAGTTTTTGCTGCCGTCGTACTAGTTTCTGTTGTCATCATACCAGTTTTTGTTGCCATTGTACTAGTTTCTGCTGCCGCCATACCAGTTTCTGCTGCCACCGTACTAGTTTCTGTGTTTCTGTTCCTGCTGCAAGTACGATGAAACTGATCTGTGGCAACGATACTCGTCGCTGTGCTGACAGTTCCCCCTCTCCAGTCTTCTGGAACAACACCCCCACTGGTTGTACATCTCCCATTGGGCTAGCTATTCTTTCTGCTAGAAGTTGTCCTTCCAACCTGGTACTAGTGATCATCGTACCAGTACCTGAACCTATCGTACTAGCACCCGCCATACCAATACATGCTAGTACTGTACTAGTTCTTGCTAGAAACGTACCAATTCCTAGAGGAATTGCACCAATACCTAGTACTATACTAGTGCTCGTCGTACCAGTACCTAAACATGTCGTACTAGTACAATTTACTTGTATGGCGACCTCATTTTCCCCTAGTGTGACCTCCTCTACCATTGTCTGGTTTGCCATATTGGTACGGACCAGTGGATCGATTGTTGCCTCTACACTGTACAGATTAACTCATGCACTTCCGCTCCCTAGTCGTACGACCTCTTCAACCTGTGCCAACTCTTCACTCAGCTTCACATGGATGGCACAAATCTCTACATAGATACCCTCAAACTTTTCATACAACCGCTCCCTGCATGTACAAACACCGTGAAGGAGGGGATTGTATGGATCCTGCACATACGGTTTGTCTATTTTCTGACCGTATGATCTTTCTCCTTTATCCATTGCTATTTGTACAAGATTGTATGACTTAGTTTCCTGTGGGTGCAATGTTCCGCCGTATGGTATTCCTCCTCTTGCAGGTTGTACATCGTACGGGCTATGCCAATCTCACATCTTTGCCGACTGTATGCCATACAGAAAACTCAAACACTCCCTCAACTGGTGTACATCGTACGAGTGATCTAGTATGGGGTTCCGGTCATCCCCTACAAGTATCACCTGCGGGTCCTCGTCTTTGCTtagattgatttttttcacatccctttcctcgtacttgatgggtttatcccATTCAAACCGATGGGTTGGCGTGTTGTCCATCCGTACCATTCCCTCTTGGTATCTACTGCACTCCAGGGAAAAGGATTGTTCTTCCATCTCGCCGCTTGATTCTCCTATCTCACATATTTGAAGCATGTGACACTCTGGGTGGAAGACcttgtagtcctccatttgccaatgaaaagGTCCTGCCAGTGAACTGGTTCCATCCTCGGAACATTCATccagttccaacactccttcctcgtCAGGTTCTTTCCCTCCTCTATCTCCTACAGAACtccactcccatctatttgaatcTTCTGAGTCAGAGTCCGATGACGTGAGTTCTTCGCTAATGGACCGGTTCCTtagatcaattacatacttatgacTGCCACTCTCAATTGAAAGCATATTCCTTTTCCAGTTGTGGTTGGCTTTGGCCATGATTAGCCACCCCCTTCCTAGAAGAGTGTCATACGCTTTCCTTTCTAGAGGGATGACTACAAAATTTAGAAGGAAGTGTTGTGTCCCAATTACCACCTTTTGGCCATGAGGGTGCCAAGGGGTTTGATGTCGTGCTGATCTGCATCGACtaggtggaaggttggtggccataGAGTCGGCTTGCCGAGGTTCCTCCAAGTTTCCTTTGATAGTACGTTGACTTCGGAcccaccatcaacaatggtgtttgtcaGCTTTTGTCCCAATATATCCATCTCTACCACTACTGGTTTCCATCCGACGCCCACCGCTAGTAGCATAGGGTTCATGGCATCCACATCGAATCCCTTCATCGGGTCCGTACCAGACTTTGTCATTGTTTGGTGTCCCTGGCTGATGGTAGTGTCCCTAGTTACATTTGTCAGAGCCATCCGTAACTATGGCATGGTCTGTAGAAGGTCCGACACCCGTAcgggtattgtggtttgtaacattTGCTTGATGATATTCTTCTCTGATTCCGACCGGACTGGTGTATCAGCAGCCAGGTGCGAGGCCCTCCGCTCTCCAACCATCACCCGCTTGATATCTGCCCTTGCCTCCTGGAGTCTTTCTTTTTCTGTGCGAGGGTCTgggtacatggctttcttgttctGCAACCTTGTGATTTCCAGTACATCTTCTCTTGATCCCTCCACATCGAGCATGTTCGCCCCTTTTTGTTTTGGACAATCTATGTCCTCGTGATTTCCTGGACCGCACCATCTGCACAACAAACTTCCTACATCACCTTCATTTTGGCATTCTtgggcaaagtgaccccattcgttgcacttcCTGCACTGAATCATGGGTCGTCCCTTCCCGtcgtattgaattctactcctCGGTGTGTTATTATTGGATTTGTTGTTACCCCGATTATTTATGTACCCTCCAGGTGAGGCGTCAGAGTTTGTTGTTGGCTTCGGTGGTGTGGCTTGGTCGGGTTGGgcatagagcacttgtgtgctccatgctttcaagttgtacgggcattccttagtggaatgtcccattacttggcagatgtcataGAAAACTTTACGGGGACAACTTCCTTTAGTGTGTCCTTTAGTCTTGcagtcagtacaccatagttcttttccttccctaccactttctttgtcaccttttaactccttcatcatcctcatcatatcctttTGGAGTGCTTGCATGTTTTTGGTTCCCTTGTCACTATCTTTGTTCATGCTGTCACCATCACTGGTCCATCGCTTCACCCGagatgtcttgttttcactttcaatatccatggtgTGGTTGTATGCTTCATCGTACGATGGCGGAGGGACTactttcatcatccttctcagGGATGGCACcaatccttccacgaaccaccaCTTCTTGAGGCCATCTGCcagctggttctccattttgttaagcAATTCCTTCAGCCTTCTGTTATATGCACGCACACTttcattttttccttgtttggtgttgtaaatttctgccacaatctcgttgtcatcccataggagtttgaattcttcctcgAAGGCCTTCTTCAGATTGCTCCAAGATGTTTTATGCTGAGCATCaaggtctgtgtaccagtcaacAACTATTCCTCGCAGAGTGGTCGGAAATGCCTTCACTCAGTAGTCCCGGTCGTCCTGGCCATTTGCTTCCCAGATGGTGACGCATGTCTTGCAATTTTGTATGGGGTCCTCTGACCCGACGCCCATGAATTTTGGGAGTTTTTGTTTCTCCAGGGTGTGTGTCATCGTTCTTTTCTATGTGGTTTTATGTAGTGCCTAGAAATGGCTATATGTCGGGAAGGTACTATATGTCCGGAGGGTACCATACGCTCCTGGTCTGGTTGAGCCCCTGCCAACCAGGCTTTGGTCACCTTTacttctatagtccctccttcctggGGTTTCCGGATTCgatcttcctattttgatgccctccGACAAGGAAAGGTTTTTAATGCCAGACAATGTTGCTTCGAAAATAGTGGTGATTTCCTCGTGCAGGTCTCataccgcctcctctccttgtttaGAAAATTCTGATTGGGTGCTTTGTGATTCGGTTCTGGAGTCTTCTTCACTTGACatcgagtgtggggcctggtcggtGAGGTCTTCCTCCACTACATCTGGAAGTGGTAGGTTCCTGGCGACCTTGGCCAACTCCTTCCATGTACACGGTTTTTGCCTCTCCTGACTACGACTCTGACTCACACTCCGACTTCTGTTGTGTTTCTTCGGACTCCTCAAGTCAGAAACCTCTCTTAGTCACCGTCTCTTGTCGGCTTGTTCTTTTATGCGGAGAGATCGTCATACAGTTCACTTTTTTACTCCTTCAGTAGCAGTGGTATGTCTGTCTTTGTTCGGTCGTAGGGGCATCAAGTGCTAGAGGTACAACGCTGACTGGCCTCCCTCTCGTCTTCCTCCCTACGACTTCGTTCCTTTTACCATTGGAGAACTTGTTGCCACCAAAGTTCCTTTGCCGTTTCCTCCCTTTGGTCTTGAAGTGTAATCAAATTCCTAGCGAGTAAACTTGGAATACTTCCGAGTAGGTCAAAGATAGGGGTGCTGATGGTGAGTTCACCATGTACCGTACCTTCGGAGATggctctctcctgagcctctcgTCATACGTACTGCATGACtgacacgtcccacaactccaccAAGTCTGTCATCAATTGATCCTCTTGTTCCTCTTCCACAATACTCTCTTCGTGTGTGTCGttgtccacgacaattaattgctgGTTAAATGGTCGACCCACTAATTGCTTCCGCTTGCCGCCATGGTTATCTCTAGGTTCATTTAGGCAAtgacgccaaaatgtttagtcctaaatgtatagttggtgaataatcAGATAACACAGTATTTCCTACATGTACCAAGTATTCATGGAACATAACAATTatacatcataacataaatgacaaatgataataattagaccagaaagttatatctttattccaatgtccagaATTGTCCATACATGATCCCCCTgctgaggttccaaccaaacaatatatagacccgacagttgggcaagttgccaaccgtcaccaactcccaactacccgacgagAACCTCTCGGAAATAgaaacacataaacacacataacacacttataattattattcgtactaacatacgtttttacccctaacaAGCTCCTACCCTAATGGCTATCTTGATGACAATAAGGACaagaaataaatatatgtatatttgtgtAAAAACAatccttttaaattttaaaattttaatgaacCATTATGAATGGTATATTAGTGGAATGATGTGACTATTGAGTTATAGGATTGTTATTGTACACAAGTGTATAAAAggcaaagaatttttttattttaggtAAAACAGGTAAGCCGTCAACACCATTCTTTTGCAGGATATGAATGTTTTCATAACCAATACGCCCaagtcttgcatgccataaaaTAACATGAGGTAGACTACCTTCTTCAGTAAGATatgcaaaaaatttagaaaaagaagaagtgccatttagttttaataatctcccatcctcacatccagtgaatacaacttgattatttgattattttctAACAACAACTTGCCCATCTTTTAACAGAATACAGTAGCCTTGTTGTCGaatcaatactagtgataacaaattatgttgcaattgaggaataaacaatacatcatgaagcacaaagtTTGGAAGATTACACAAGTTAAATTGAATAGTTCCTTTTCCAATAGGTTTGACACTTGATTTATCGgctaaataaattggaccacatGCACTTTCATGAAATT
This genomic stretch from Cryptomeria japonica chromosome 8, Sugi_1.0, whole genome shotgun sequence harbors:
- the LOC131857952 gene encoding uncharacterized protein LOC131857952 produces the protein MANQTMVEEVTLGENEVAIQVNCTSTTCLGTGTTSTSIVLGIGAIPLGIGTFLARTSTVLACIGMAGASTIGSEDWRGGTVSTATSIVATDQFHRTCSRNRNTETSTVAAETGMAAAETSTMATKTGMMTTETSTTAAKTVALETSTTVAETSTVLAETKNGTTTTETSTTAAKTGMVSTKTGTGTAIVETGTTIIEIGTMTLETSTMAAKTGTVSTKTKTSMTAAETGRMTTEINMTVAETCTVSTETGMVPICTSTTETGTVPTRTGTMATCTGMTGIGMVPTGTSTVPTGTSMVPVEIGIVPAETSTGDLEAETGTVPAKTGTSDLEALATQVAMLTS